TAGGTAGTTGGTTTTACATATGTGGATGACATGGTTTGCTGGTTTTCTTATGCAAGTTCTTTATGCCTGAATTCACAATTTCTCTTTGTACATGCTCTGATTAAGTTGATCTAAAAGTTCTTGGACATTATGTGCAGTGTTTGAGCCTTTCTTGACAATAGTAGCATTTTATAATGTGAAAGGATGATTAGTCTTCCAAAGCAGTTCTTTTAACTACCATGCATGGTCTTTGATATATATTATCTTATAGGCTTATATTTGGATAGATCGTTTTCCCTTAAAATGTTTCAATTCCTTCTATTATTGTCATGTTGGGCCATGCCACTGTAGGAAGGAGTAAAGTAGCTTTTCCTTGTAAATGAGTGAAGTTTGAATCTGCATTGAGCATTTTCTTGAAGAATGGAGATTTATAATTGAGGATTTTGGACATTATACgcataaaaaatgataatatgctataACATTTATGCATTACTGTTGTGGAAGTGACAAACAATGAATAGCATGGTGTGTAGATGAACTAGTGAAGTcaccgggcgctcgcctaggtgtcCGGGCGAGGCGAGGTCCGAGTACCTTGTAAGTGGTCTAGGCAGGCACTTTCAATTGGGCGCAATCTAGGTGCCAAGTGACTCAAGCGCCCACCTAAGGCAAATTGAACCAGGGTTGAGCCTAATCTAAATAGGCTTGATCGTTGATTTGTTTCGATCACTTCCACACCCCGCatcctctctcacacacacaaccGCTGCCCACCTTGGAAGAACTAGGTGACGAACTATGCTGTGGTGATTTCCTCTCCATCGGTAAACGGTGGCGACATCTTCCTCTTTGTCTGCAAATGGTGATGGTCTCTTCCTTCGGTAAGAGGCTTTCATGCAAGTGTGATGGCCTCTTCCTCCTTCACTGCAGCCGGCCtcctcccccctcctcctcctcctccgcaacCCTCGATGGCACCCCTCTCCCTCCTACTCCATAGCCTCAGCCCCCAACAGCACTCATCTCCATCTTACTCCACCATAGTTGCCCCCTCCCCCCTCCTTTTCCTTCATAGCCTCTAACAACATCCCCCTCCCTCCTCTACAGTCACCTCTGCCACAGCCCCCAACAACACCCCTCTCCCTGCTCCTATGCTCCTATTTCACCGCAGCCGCCTTCCCCCACTCCTCTCCTCCTGCACTGCAGCCCCCAACAGCTCCTTCCTTTCTCTCTTAAGCTCAAGAAACAATTGAACCATGAGACATTAAATGACACCAAGGGTTGGTCTGTAACGTCACTCTTCTTGGCAAAGTAGAGAGAGGGAAGAAGTGATGGTGATAATGCCATCCGTAACATCAATAGCAGTTCCGTGGATTGTCAGGAACATACAAGACCATCGCATTAGTCTTGAATTGTATGTCTCTCGAGTGCTTGAGAGAACATGGTCATGAATTATACCTTCTCCCTTTTGAAGAAGATCAAAGATCAAGTGGAGAGAATACATGCATCCAAGCCCATACAAGCAAATACCTAAAGTCCTACAGTGTTAATAGTAGTGAGTGCATTGTCCCATTGAAGCTTTGGGGGAGGAATCAATCAGTGGAGAGGGTAAACTCATGCTGCAATTCTTTTGTCCTCGAGCTGATGTGATCAGTGATGGATGATTGTGGCAGTATGCTTGCTAATCTTGTTTAGTTTTGCTATTTTTTGTTATTGAATATAGATAATGTAATTTAATACCTTACATAAGTATAATTTGATGTgccatttttattttaattatcatatttatcgATAATGATATATATTGTTAAACTTTTAATATTCGGGAGCATCTCGCTTCGCTTGGGCAAGCACTTAGCATCTTGGGCATTTGGTATCTTGGCGCCTTTTAGTGTCTAATGCTTTTGACTACACTGGTGGAGACCACATATATCTTTGGCTTTCATCGATAATATTTGTCCTCAAGGTTCTACATATCGGGTAAGCGGACCCATGCTGGTCCATGGAGGGATTGGTACTGGCATGGTACATGTTGGCTTACCTGTGGCACCATGGCATGGTGAAACACTGGTTTTAGCTAGCTGAAATTATAAAAAGATCTTATTTTAAGGTTCTTTCCCACCTTTGATATATACAAACATGTTTTCTAAAATTAAATTGTTATcggtttacaaattaaacaaaTATTGTATTGCAACATATATtggaaaaatattacaagttgtatttaAAGAAGCCAACGTATACAAATAAGTCTTGTTTCCtaaataattaagaaaaataagtatGATGTTATACTTGCTCATGTCACCAAATTGATCGTTGTGAGTTCACAATGTGGGCTGAGGTCCCCAATgagaattcattatgaattggtaCAGGATGTTGGCAGGACCCATGAGGGAAACTCCTATCATGACATCTGATATTGATAAACTGTGCCTTAAATCCAATAATGTGGTGGCGGTTGTCAACTCATCGACGTGAACCACTTGTGTGGTACGAGGTACGTCAGGCAAGTAGGATCATTGTAAGTGCTTCTGTGTAGGATATAGTGCTCTAGATACTCTTGTCATTGTATTATTGTTGTGTCGGAAAGGGCATCCAATTTCGAAAAAAAAAACCATCACCATGCATCTTTTGGCATAAGGATTCAAGGTAGTGTCAAGACTGATAATACAAGGACCTATTATTTGATTCGATATCATGTAGGCTGCGTGTCATATCCTCGTTTGAACCCAACATAAACAACGTTTCTCTTTCCTTTATCTTTGTGGTTATAAATGAGCCTTATGGACCCTCATCTATGATTTGCTTCAACTGAAATAATGCTCTTTGATCCATGCTCTTCTGTGTCTAAGTAGGGGGAACATGAGGTTGGATATTGGTCACATTATCGGCGGACATATTGTTGTTCACGTCTCTACTATCTTCGTGGACCTTATAGAGTGCAAATCGTGGTCACATTCAACTGGACTTATTGCTTATTGATTGTGCCTAACAAATCAATTGAGTGTGAAGCCTGACCCTTTCCCCTGCTGCAATTGCTGCATGTCGGACCCTACTATTGCTACCATGACCCTGGATGACTGATTATCCGAAATCTAGACATGTTCCCAACATCAATCTATTCCTCAGTATGCACCACATCCTTTGTCTTCTGTCATTCCTCATCCTTAATTGCTCATAGAATGAAATGATACAGACATTGACAGTTTCCTGGCTCATCCAATATTGAATCGGTAAGCCTGCTAGGTTGACCTAATCAAACATCAaatccaagtcatcatcatagagcTGGAATTGAAAAGATCAACCTCAGATACTGATTCCTTATTATGCTAATACAACGTAGCCTCAGTGCATCATATAATGGACATAGATTAATtatcacacacacacagacacatatatatgtgtgtgtgcgcgcgcacgCGCGTGCGTGTGTGTAAGAGTTGATTGGGTGCTTTTGTATGACTCAAAGTGAACCAAATAGCAGGCATTTGCCGAAACATTTTGTCCTTGTAAATTCATAAAGGAGATCCAAGTGATTATGAATAATATATATGTGCTTCGAGTTATCTATCTGTAGGCTTTGTGAAAGGAGGTAGTGTATAAATATGAATGCTTCAAGGTACATATTTTTCTAGTGGACAGGAGGCACATTAGTTTATAAGTTGGTCACGTGCAGAGCGAGGACTGATTGAGTCATTGATTCTTGCCATATGGGTTACATCAGTGATAAATTACTATTTTGGACCTTTGCTCTCAAAAACCTAATTTATTCTAGTTGATCATTTTTTTACACTCAGTTTCATAAATCAGGTATCATGATCTATTAACACTTCAAAACTTATAGTTACATTGTGATACTTGTTGGACAATGTTGAGCTTGATTGAGGACTGTTCATTGTGTCCAATCTGGTCATTGACTGGGTAAGTAGATCAGGTTAGTACTCTTTTTGCTGATCAAAGTTTGGATTTATAGTTAGCTTAGCTAGATTGATATCAGATTTGACAAAGTCAAAGTACAGTATATTCTACCAAGGTTTAGAATACTGCCCTAACATCTCTGCAATCCTCACATGTGGACCATGGAATCGACATTGTTGGAACTTAAGCTATAGCCATACGCAACCCACACATATTATAAGAAAACATAATTTTTGTTCATTTGTGGATCTTCAATTACTCAAAAAAGAAAGAGGCAATGTACAAAATTAAAGAAGGATGCAATAAAGAAAAATTACATCCATAAAGCGAAACATACCAATCATTTTAGCTTTCCTTCTTTTGGGAAGATGTAGTTCATATCTGTTTTGTCAAACAATCTTCTTTTGATAAATTATATGATTGACAAACTTCCATCTTTGTATGTTCTTTGGTTAAGTAGAAACTTTCTTGTTAGGATAAGATCTTCAATTAACCCAAGACATGACCTTTCTTTTTTTCCAGAATGCTCAATCTAACCTGTTATTTGTCTCCTCCTTTCTTTAAAGTGGCttccattttctttttccttgggcAATATTGGTAACCGATATAGTCCCATGGAAGGTGTCTTCTTTTGGCAAGTTATGACATTTGCAAAAATTccctataaaattaataatatgtatTCAATGAGAAATATATTGAGATGGTCCTGCATCACTGTTGATATGGTAAGCCACCTTTTTTTTAAGGTCTAGTTCATATCTTTTGTTGCCATTGAGTTGAAATAGAATATTTGCCTTCAAATATAACTTCCTTTCTTAGCAGCTGCATAGAACATTGTGAATTCAGCACTTGAAATGCCATCCCTTGTCTTAGGTCAACATAATTAGAAGTGATGTTCATAAAATGTACTGCAATTTATCTTGAATCCATCCCTTTGTTTTCTAACTTTTAAGTTTTGTTTGGTTATATAATGAACATAGTATGGTCACTGTgatgtatatgaaatattttcttaGGACATCCATTAATGTGATAGACTGTCCAGATTTAATATCCTTGATTCTTTCACTTTTTTTGTCCCCTTTTGCTACTTTCTCTTCAATAATTGTGTTGATATTGGTTGGTCCTGCAATTTGATGACAGGAAGCTATAAATCTTCTCCCTGAAGTTGCTGGCCCAGAAATACATCCGAAGATAGCTCAAGTTCTCTTAGAACGTCAGCGTGCTGACGTCGCCTTGTCTATTTTACGTTGCAGTGGGCGTGATGGAGGCTTGTCTAATATAAACACTGATAATGATTTCCCACAGCATGAGTTCCTAGGCGAGGCAATAACAGCAGTTAGAGTTAGAATTGAGTGTGGGCTTCTGACAGAAGCCTTTATGTTTCAGAGGATGCAGTGTTCAAAAGCTAAAGACAAAAACTTGAAGTATAAATTGGATATAGGATTTTCCAACTCTTCAAACACCGAGTTCTGGATATACCTCACTGAAGTTTTGGTAACTGAAATTTGCCATCTCTGTATTCGGAGGAACTTGGTAGACAGAATGATTGAGTTCCCTTGGAACTCTGATGAGGAGAAGCATCTCCACAAGTGTCTCTTTGATCATGGTTCTCAAAATCCTTCATCAACATGTGGTAGTCTTTTAGTGGTCTTCTATCTTCAGGTGATTTCGAAGTTCTCACAGCCAATTCCATTTTTCTAATAAATTACAACTTGCTATACTGCTATTATCTAAAATCAAAGCTAATTCATCATTATTTTATAAATACTTGACATATTGGATCTTATTATTGGTGTTCTTATGTGGAGGTATTATCTGCTTCTTAAGATTGCTGGTGCTTCAGAAATTATTTGACTTGTGTAGTATATTGCATAACCTGCTTTACTTTGTAGTCGAGTTTCTCATTAAGTCTAACAATTTGTGCACTCCTGGTGGCATAGCTTCTTttgcttttatatttttaattcttaTGGTTTTTCTTGCACCATTATGCCTTTTCAAAAGTTCTTattgttattttcatttttttttactatGGTTAATGCTAAAGTAATGGAGAGTGGTATTACATATAGCATCGATAAAATTATGTGCATAAACATCTTTTTTTCAATTAATCTCATGTCTATTAAATTgtatattctaattttttttctttttttttctcagcgTTATAGattcacagaggcatatctagtcAATCGTGATATTCAGACCATGGAACAGACAATTCTAGAGTCTGCAAATGAAGATGTTGCTTCTAGGGTACAGTTGATATGTCAGTGGAGGGAAGGATTGATTGTAAGTTACTTTTGGCATGTTAATATACTTGAATTTGCTTACCTTTGTGCATGCAATATCTGTCATTTTTTGTCCATATTGTGATTGTTCATAGGACAGCTTGCTGCTAGTGTTTGTATCTTTCATTATTCTTTTTTAAGCAGTTACATCAATAATCTTCAGAACTTAACTAATTTCATAACTTCAAGGTTAAGATGCTTAACAAAGTAAGATAACAAAAAAATCTGTTTTAACTGAGCCAGAGACAAATTAAAGCCATTGTTATTGCTATAAGTGTGTGATAGCTTCATCATAGAATGAAGTAAAGCCCAACATAATGTCCATGTTGTTGGCCAAAATACCTTTGTTGTAACTGGTTTTAGGTCAAAAGTATTATTactaatatttttgtattttaccAGAAGTTCTCTAGGGGCATAATTAGTTCAGCTTCTGCATAGGGCATGTGTATGCTAAGAATTCTAAACATATATGTCtacattcttttcttttttgactcTAAAAGTTATTTACTTTGTCAACAGGATAAATGTCTCGATTTGCTGCCTGAGGTACAACGGCAGAACATATTGGCTGAAAATGTCACTGATTATGGTCATGTTTCTTTAGAAGATGTTCAGATGTCTTTAGTATCTGATTTATCCAATGCACAGCCAAATCTTTCTACCATCCCAAATAACTCCTCTGTCGTTCTTCAAACAAATTCAAGTTCTTATGCTTTGAGAAAATCTAATGCACCTGCAGCAAGCCCTATGCATGACAACAATTTTGGGACTGCAAGCAAGGTTCCATCTGCTATCCAACGGAGGCTTCTTGTGTCTTTTGAAAGCCCGTCTGCCAATATGAATGCAGAAGCTACTGATGGAGCATATTCGTCATATCCCTTTAATGGAGTAATCCCATCATCTAATGATACTAATGTTAGAGACATGATGTGGCAAGCTAACATGAAACAAGCATTTCAACCTGTTGATGGTGACCATTCTGTAAAGTTTCACCATGGTTCTAAAGCTAAGCCCACAAGAGGGCCGAATTCAAGTGCAGCAAGAGTGCTTCGGAATGAAAACCCGCGGCTTGTTTTTCCCAGAGTCACTTCAGCAGACCATTGTCATGATGGCTCTCGGAAGGAGTCTGTTCATGACCCAATTCAAAGTTCCAGACGTTACAATCTGCCTGATGGATCATTGACCATGATTTCAAGGGAGGCTAATGCGAGTTCATGGAGGTAATTTTCTGTCTAATGGGAATGTATCTTGGAGGAATTTTCGATGCATGACTTGTTTAAGTagcataaaatctgaattttatTGACCCGAGGTTTGGGATAAAAGTGGTCTCATCATTTGATTTCTTTTATTGATTAGTTATCAGCGGCAGACTCATGATACCTGGAACCTGCTGCTTTTTTTAGCTTTGAATTAACTGGATTTTTTTTTCCTATGTAGTTTTGGAAGGAGTGATATCCCTGAAGATAAAGGCCGGATGGTTGGGTCAAGGTGGAGATCTGATGAATCTAGTGAAGATGAAGAGGATTTCGAGTCTGCCAAGTTGACGGTTGGTGGAGCTTCCGCTACAAGTAGAAGGCGACCCAGGCTTTTCAGAAGATGATGTTCAAAGTGGACGTGAAGCATGATTGGACTTTTCCGAGTATGTAGTAATTACTCTCTGCTATCATTGGTCATTATGCACAAGCAGGTCTGAGAGTGAGGAAGTATTAATTCAACTGCAGAAAGAGCTCCACCATCAATCAAGGTGCACTGTGAATGCTCGTCTGCTGAACATACTAATAGGAGCTCCCACGGTGCTGAAGCTTATAAACTTCTATCGGGGCAGGTGTATCAATTGTTTCATGTGCAAGCCAAGAAATTGGGATGACATATGTGGGGATTGTTGCCATATTTGGGATCATCTTTGCCTCGTACCTTCTTTGGTTTGATAAATGAGATCAACTACCCTCCAAGAGGATGTGATGCTGACACTGTTTCTTTCAGAATTTGTGGAAATTTGTATGGGATGTATGTTGTTAACAGCACTTGTAGAAGCATTCACAAGAAAACATAATTAGTACGTGATGGGGATTGAGCAGGATAGTAATCAAAATACTAGGTTTTGATGAGGCTGCTGCATATATAGAAATATCCACAATTTCAGATTCAAAAGGACAATATTTTGTTATGTTTATCATATTTTAGCTGGTGAGTTGGGATTGTTTATTTCTAGAATGTGAGCCTTGTGATCTTGTGTAGAATTCTACAGTGAATATTAGCTCAAATGATTGGAGATCATTTGAACAGATCAGATCGGAATTGGACCAAAAGAATGATTCTGTAAGAAAATGACAGATTGACTGGTTCCTCGGTCAAAGTCAAAATTCTTTACCTGAAGTCACCAGGCTGTGTGCTTCATGATGCACGATACTGCGGGCGGGGACAAAACGCCCCGTCAGATTCCTAGTCGCACGAATCATAATGCAAGAACGCAGAGATCCAGCCGTCGACTGGCGCTGACGACGACAAAAATCGACGTTTCCTTCCGACCGTCGTAGCTAACAGACAGCGGCAAACACTTGTTTTCCGTCGTTGATTTTACACTGGCGGTTTACTCATGCGATGATCAGATGCTTTTGGAGAGAATCATTGGGGAACAGCGACATGTGATGGTAGAAATTTTGTTGGGGTGACTACGACACGTCTCGTTCGTCTTGAGGTACAAAGGAGGAGGGAGGGGAATGCTCTCGTTTTGAGTTCCCCTCTTCCCTCTTCGCCGCCGACTTCTAGCACCCGGTCTTGTCGAGTATGTCGTCGGTAAGCGATCCCTTCGGTTCCAGATTTCATGCGTCTGTTCTCGTCGATTTTGTGGTTGCTTTTCGGTCAATTAAGCCTCCTCCAACTTCTGGTTCTTTCTCACGATCGGAAGTGCCGAGAtggttctcctccttttcttgatTTCGTTTCTGCAAATAGGACTGAGAAATCATTCGTAAATCTCAGTAATCAGGGCGGGTCTGGGAAATGAGATAAGTATAGGTTCTTGTTACGGATCGGCTTATAGTTACGTTCGCGGATCGACAGTCGAATGTTTCGAGAGAATGAGATTGATGTCTCGATTCGATTGTTTTACATTGTAACAATAGAGAATCTTACATGATTTTAATGAGTTATGTCTTTCAGAATTTGATAGATAATTGCTAAGAGTTCATGATTTTATACAAGTATACAtttgaaagaaataaaagtgtgTTAAAATTTTGTTAGTTTTCCTGTTGTATTCCTTACACTTATGGTCCTTGTTCCCCTAAAGAACAGCTTATTCTATGCCTGCCTCTCAGTTAGCTATGTTAGTTTCCCATTTATGTCTTTACTAAGAACTGTTGTTTAACCTGTCTTCATTGAGCCTGTTCATGATTACTGCAGAGTGTTCATTGTTCTTCATAAATAAATGTCATTTTTTTCATCTTCCTTACATTTTTCTCATTGAAATTGAATCAGTGACAATGCAATCACTTAGTTTATTGCTAATATTGATTTTTCTAAATCCTTCTTACATCGGCACCTTCTAGTGCCATCAGATGCCCATTGGCTATTAGGTGTTTACTTGAGCATCTTGCATCCAGCTTGACTGCATATTAAGAAAAGATATCCTTGACGCCTGACATACATGAACTGCTTTTAAGATATGTGCATTCCTTAATAGCGTTCAATTAATgcatctggatgaatgctgatgttTTATCATTCCAGTGTTCTCATTCTTCTTATGCAGAGGCACTATAACATGTGTCAAGCATATATATGCCTGTGTCACACATCCATTAATTGCGTGTATTTTCTGTTTAATGAGTCTCAATTATGAACGAAAGGGAGTACAATCATCTTTAGTTTTCTTGTCTGAGTTGGGCCAGACTTGGTTGGACAAACAAGGTTCCATCATGTATTCATATTCATAAATATTGCTCTACTTTGCTTTTCAAATATGGATATGAACATATCTTGATATGGCCCGAGTTGAATAATCATATATGAAAATATGCTTACAAGTACTAcaactgaaaagaaaaagaataaaagtgTGAACAACTATTAGATATATTCGACATTTTTTTTAACCACTTGTCCCCAAGATATGCTCGGTTAGGAGAACTATTGTGAAAACCCAGTTTTTACCAATTCGATTGTGTTTTTGGACGTCTGACTTCTTTTTATTTCTCTTTCATTTGTGTTTCTTGTTGATTCAGAGTTTAGAACAACCCATGGCTTCAAGAATTCTAATTGCTTAACATGTGGTGATCCTGGCCGTACGCTTTATGTTAGGGGTTTAAAATCTGGATATGCATTACCTGTTTGAGTAAGGAAGATTTTATTTGCTCAAGACATCCAATTGGAGTATGTGAAGTACAAGTAACCTAAGTAATCAGATAAGCGCTACCTAAGTTTAGgtgcatgattcttcctgcttttttcAGAATTGTACCTATTATCAGGATTTAATCATGGAATGTAGGGGGATACTGAGATTTTTTACCATACACACCAacctttcttcttttctctcctTTTCTCTTCTGCTCTACCTCTGAACATATTTCTGTCACTTGTTTATAGAAAGAGGTatatttcttctttctctttgtaTCCACTTGGtattaaaactttcaacatttcgtCTTCCTAGCAGCAATTTCCTGCTGTGGTGCAACCTTGTCCACTTTAGTCTTAATCATCAGATAATCCGATATTTGTGAAGACCAGTTGAAGTCTATAATCATCTCCTCCTCATTCAAAGTCTTCTTTTGAGCATCTACCAGTTCAGCCCCATGCTTTTAACTTGACGTGCAAAGTCACTCTTGCTTTGAAGTTTGATCCTTTGGAGATCACTACCACTGTTTGTCTCctttagaataaaaaaaattcatcatataGGAACTCTGGTACAGTACCAAATATTTGTGCATTCTTACTCCAATATAACTTAGAGAACCCCACCTGTTCATGCTGATCACAACTGGAACCAAAATGTTACAGCTCCATCTTTTGCTTCTTCCTTTATTAGTTTGGTTGCAATAATGTGCTTGTTAACACAAAGGcgtcttaaaaaagaaaaaaaaaaaagaaggaagaacatAAAGACATCTGCTGTATGTAAACTCAAAACTTGTTTGGGACATATGGTTTAGTCATTTCAAATTGTCCCAACGCCACAAATTTGCAAGGCATTTTATTCTTTCTTGCGTGAATTGAAAGCACTCTCTCATGCTAAAACATAAAGGATTTTGACTTAGAAGCTGATCATATTTGCAGGTATATAAGAGAAAATTATGTTCCTGTAGTTCTTTATAATTTTCCAGATATCATGGACCATCTGAACTCTGCACCTTAGGAACCAACTTATATTTACAAAGTTATTTGATGTCAAATGTCCctatttttcttgtatttttcaaCAATCTTTCCATTTATTTGATGTCGTAGCTTCAATATAAAGTCAATGATATCTAATGTTCAAAATGAGACTGACATGTGAAATCATTTGCTTTTGCACAATATTTTACATGTTAATGTTGATAATATAATTTTGTCTGAAgtaatttgtatcatacttactAGCACATGTTTAG
The window above is part of the Musa acuminata AAA Group cultivar baxijiao chromosome BXJ1-1, Cavendish_Baxijiao_AAA, whole genome shotgun sequence genome. Proteins encoded here:
- the LOC103985609 gene encoding E3 ubiquitin-protein ligase HOS1; protein product: MESIRSERSPSSEIGDGRRSGWPSLDRQPPNYASSAVQDALEHLASIDLLELCNEAKVEHCRATRDLSSCGRCVQHVLNSCGHASLCEECSKRCDVCPICRTLIPSDGCRLRLRLYYKCIEVGLISKQHDDRSQEREVSQKHMTVHIERLYSLFDVALKNNLVSLICHYITDVCMNENAVSSDPVFAFLLDEVVVKDWCKETFKNIVSDLCEIYSRGTEAMRSRVSLMQKFALYLSGLSNVLEVMTSSFKETFAAQVHDLHHLLENVLKAKQHLEVMIWCTRHQFLRDVQSRFYNLGNSEAWNLDVYERKSAAIKRSWPQCSSNLVDSAGQHDNTLFIEDALSNLGIEESYVQTGVEVDISCLQDDSSGLLFLSKIDIAGGNGYPFRNLQAAADILFLRGTSDMVVAKQAIFLYYLFDRHWKRPDAEWKHIVDDFAISFGIATHSVQESLVFYLLDDHTPQALQEAINLLPEVAGPEIHPKIAQVLLERQRADVALSILRCSGRDGGLSNINTDNDFPQHEFLGEAITAVRVRIECGLLTEAFMFQRMQCSKAKDKNLKYKLDIGFSNSSNTEFWIYLTEVLVTEICHLCIRRNLVDRMIEFPWNSDEEKHLHKCLFDHGSQNPSSTCGSLLVVFYLQRYRFTEAYLVNRDIQTMEQTILESANEDVASRVQLICQWREGLIDKCLDLLPEVQRQNILAENVTDYGHVSLEDVQMSLVSDLSNAQPNLSTIPNNSSVVLQTNSSSYALRKSNAPAASPMHDNNFGTASKVPSAIQRRLLVSFESPSANMNAEATDGAYSSYPFNGVIPSSNDTNVRDMMWQANMKQAFQPVDGDHSVKFHHGSKAKPTRGPNSSAARVLRNENPRLVFPRVTSADHCHDGSRKESVHDPIQSSRRYNLPDGSLTMISREANASSWSFGRSDIPEDKGRMVGSRWRSDESSEDEEDFESAKLTVGGASATSRRRPRLFRR